One Euphorbia lathyris chromosome 1, ddEupLath1.1, whole genome shotgun sequence DNA segment encodes these proteins:
- the LOC136215160 gene encoding cellulose synthase-like protein G2 — MEETTATPPLFTVQVPPIVAVNRIFAPIYMFAILALFYRHTQILLNSPNFITFFLTLILFIADLVLTFMWCTAQAFRLFQIRRQEFPENLEKVLKRSDFPAMDVFICTADPTKEPPIGVVNTALSVMAYDYPPEKLSVYVSDDGGSAVTLFAFMEAAKFASQWLPFCRENNIVERSPEAYFESNSSAISDEIKLEGL; from the exons ATGGAGGAAACCACCGCTACTCCGCCGCTGTTCACCGTTCAAGTCCCCCCCATCGTCGCCGTGAACCGTATATTTGCCCCAATTTACATGTTCGCAATCCTAGCTTTATTTTACCGGCATACACAAATTCTCTTAAACTCCCCAAACTTTATCACTTTCTTCTTAACTCTCATCTTATTTATCGCCGATCTTGTTCTCACCTTCATGTGGTGCACTGCTCAGGCTTTCCGATTATTCCAAATCCGCCGGCAAGAGTTCCCGGAAAATCTAGAAAAAGTACTAAAAAGGAGTGATTTTCCGGCAATGGATGTGTTTATATGCACTGCAGATCCTACAAAGGAACCGCCAATTGGTGTAGTCAACACTGCTTTATCAGTTATGGCTTATGATTATCCGCCGGAGAAACTGTCGGTGTATGTTTCCGATGACGGTGGCTCTGCGGTTACTCTTTTTGCTTTCATGGAGGCTGCCAAATTTGCTTCCCAGTGGCTTCCATTTTGCAGGGAAAACAATATTGTTGAGAGAAGTCCTGAAGCTTATTTTGAGTCTAATTCTTCAGCCATTTCCGACGAAATTAAG TTGGAAGGACTATAA